From a single Mus caroli chromosome X, CAROLI_EIJ_v1.1, whole genome shotgun sequence genomic region:
- the Ldoc1 gene encoding protein LDOC1, whose translation MVEELLSLLHALLDRHQALCMENHHLLKQLRLLVCERARLLRQVCPPSCPVPYPSRFSGESGRLPEFIMQTMSYMLVNEEHFCNDAMKVAFLISLLSGEAEEWVMPYIESNSYVLGDYQAFVDEMKKYFGWGTDDEDDGDDDEEEEMEEDH comes from the coding sequence ATGGTGGAAGAGTTGCTGTCGCTTCTGCACGCGCTTCTGGATAGGCACCAAGCCCTGTGCATGGAGAACCACCATCTCCTGAAGCAACTGCGACTGTTGGTGTGTGAGCGGGCCAGGCTGCTGCGCCAGGTATGTCCACCGAGCTGTCCGGTGCCCTACCCCTCACGGTTTAGCGGCGAGAGTGGCCGGCTCCCTGAGTTTATCATGCAGACCATGTCTTACATGCTTGTGAATGAGGAGCACTTCTGCAATGATGCCATGAAAGTGGCATTCTTGATCAGCCTCCTCTCCGGGGAAGCTGAGGAGTGGGTGATGCCTTACATCGAGTCAAATAGCTACGTCCTTGGTGATTATCAGGCCTTTGTTGATGAGATGAAGAAGTATTTTGGCTGGGGTACCGACGAcgaagatgatggtgatgatgatgaagaggaagaaatggaggaagatcACTAG